The Thioalkalivibrio thiocyanodenitrificans ARhD 1 genome window below encodes:
- the dsbD gene encoding protein-disulfide reductase DsbD, giving the protein MHLIMMNRLLALILVLFTAPALALLGDDELLEPEKAFALQASIQDDTLVAEWRIADGYYMYKEQFDFESETDGVRLGTPRIPDGTVKEDEFFGRVETYRDFIRIEVPIERSSGAPDRLDLKARSQGCADIGVCYPPLFQTASLDLPAAPAAPAAEQERGGAMGLLSRLAGSLGGGADELLEPEKAFQLSVEPISRNALLVRWTIADGYYLYRDKLGFRVIEGEGNRVGPVNPPEGEKVEDEFFGLTETYRHEVEIMVPILREDGASNRVTLEADYQGCADLGVCYPPLVQTASFEFTDGLAERADIPAAPVSEQDRIAAQLADGRIWLVALAFFGFGLLLTFTPCVFPMIPILSNIIIGQKNLTTRKAFFISLVFVLAMALTYTVAGVFAGLAGANLQAAFQNPWIIGTFVAIFIALAMSMFGFYDLQMPSGIQTRLSNISNRQEGGTFIGAGIMGFLSALIVGPCVTAPLVGALLYISQTGDAFLGGLALFALSMGMGVPLLIIGTAGGKILPRAGGWMDAVKAVFGVALLGMGIWLLERVIPMPVAMFLWGSLFIVSGIYMGALHSLAPDASGWRTLWKGLGLVILVWGILLMIGSASGGRDVFQPLRGIMPTAAITSANGTAQAVGLEFRKIDSLADLEREVAQARETGQPVMVDFYADWCVDCVRMERTTFQDRGVIQALAGTRLLKADVTDNNADHRELMRHFNLFGPPAIIFYDSDGNELRNYRLVGYSPAGRFTEHVNSAIGG; this is encoded by the coding sequence CTGCACCTCATCATGATGAACCGACTGCTCGCCCTCATCCTTGTACTTTTCACGGCCCCCGCGCTCGCTCTTCTGGGCGACGATGAACTGCTGGAGCCGGAAAAGGCCTTTGCCCTCCAGGCGAGCATCCAGGACGACACCCTGGTGGCCGAATGGCGCATTGCCGACGGCTATTACATGTACAAGGAGCAGTTCGACTTCGAGTCCGAGACCGACGGGGTCCGACTGGGCACGCCCCGCATCCCCGACGGCACCGTCAAGGAGGACGAGTTCTTCGGCCGGGTGGAAACCTACCGCGACTTCATCCGAATCGAGGTGCCCATCGAACGCTCTTCCGGCGCGCCGGACCGCCTCGATCTCAAGGCCCGTTCCCAGGGCTGTGCCGACATCGGGGTATGTTATCCGCCCCTGTTCCAGACCGCCTCCCTGGATCTGCCCGCCGCACCCGCGGCACCCGCCGCGGAACAGGAACGCGGCGGGGCGATGGGGCTCCTGAGCCGACTCGCGGGCAGCCTGGGCGGCGGCGCCGATGAACTGCTGGAGCCGGAAAAGGCGTTCCAGCTGTCGGTGGAACCCATCAGCCGGAACGCGTTGCTGGTGCGCTGGACCATCGCGGACGGCTATTACCTCTACCGGGACAAGCTCGGATTCCGGGTCATCGAGGGTGAGGGCAACCGGGTGGGCCCGGTCAATCCGCCTGAAGGCGAAAAGGTGGAGGATGAGTTTTTCGGACTCACCGAGACCTACCGCCATGAAGTGGAGATCATGGTGCCTATCCTGCGTGAGGACGGCGCCAGCAACCGGGTCACCCTGGAGGCGGACTACCAGGGCTGCGCGGACCTCGGCGTGTGCTACCCGCCCCTGGTCCAGACGGCGAGCTTCGAGTTCACGGACGGCCTGGCCGAGCGCGCGGACATCCCCGCCGCGCCGGTTTCCGAGCAGGACCGCATCGCCGCGCAGCTGGCCGACGGGCGCATCTGGCTGGTGGCGCTGGCCTTCTTCGGCTTCGGGCTGCTGCTGACCTTCACGCCCTGCGTGTTCCCCATGATCCCCATCCTGTCCAACATCATCATCGGGCAGAAGAACCTCACCACCCGAAAGGCCTTTTTCATCTCGCTGGTGTTCGTCCTGGCCATGGCGCTCACCTACACGGTGGCGGGGGTGTTCGCCGGCCTTGCGGGCGCCAATCTGCAGGCGGCCTTCCAGAACCCCTGGATCATCGGCACCTTCGTGGCGATCTTCATTGCGCTGGCCATGTCCATGTTCGGTTTCTACGACCTGCAGATGCCATCGGGCATCCAGACCCGGCTGTCCAATATCAGCAACCGCCAGGAAGGCGGCACCTTCATCGGCGCCGGCATCATGGGCTTCCTCTCGGCGCTGATCGTCGGCCCCTGCGTGACAGCCCCGCTGGTCGGTGCCCTCCTCTATATCAGCCAGACCGGCGACGCCTTCCTGGGCGGTCTGGCCCTGTTCGCCCTGTCCATGGGCATGGGTGTGCCGCTGCTGATCATCGGCACCGCCGGCGGCAAGATCCTGCCCCGGGCCGGGGGCTGGATGGATGCGGTCAAGGCCGTGTTCGGCGTGGCCCTGCTGGGTATGGGCATCTGGCTCCTGGAGCGGGTCATTCCCATGCCGGTGGCCATGTTCCTGTGGGGTTCCCTGTTCATCGTCTCCGGCATCTACATGGGCGCGCTTCATTCCCTGGCGCCGGACGCCAGCGGCTGGCGGACCCTGTGGAAGGGGCTGGGCCTGGTGATTCTGGTGTGGGGCATCCTGCTGATGATCGGTTCCGCCTCCGGCGGGCGCGACGTGTTCCAGCCGCTGCGCGGCATCATGCCCACCGCAGCCATCACCAGCGCCAACGGCACGGCGCAGGCCGTCGGCCTCGAGTTCCGCAAGATCGACAGCCTGGCCGACCTGGAACGCGAGGTGGCGCAGGCCCGCGAAACCGGGCAGCCGGTGATGGTCGATTTCTACGCGGACTGGTGCGTGGACTGCGTGCGCATGGAGCGCACCACCTTCCAGGATCGCGGGGTGATACAGGCCCTGGCCGGGACGCGGCTGCTCAAGGCGGACGTCACCGACAACAACGCGGACCACCGGGAGCTGATGCGCCACTTCAACCTGTTCGGCCCGCCGGCCATCATCTTCTACGACAGCGACGGAAATGAGCTGCGCAACTACCGCCTGGTGGGGTATTCCCCCGCGGGCCGGTTTACCGAACACGTCAACAGCGCCATCGGCGGCTAA
- a CDS encoding TolC family protein: MRRAWGRALFGLALGLASVAMAETRLPQPLSLVDALAFADEEHPAVARGRADVLRGEAERLAADSANDLLVGLRLNARWVDPNDVAPDQSHNDSQAILRLSKPLYDFGRTSHALEAADTALRSSEEQYLGLMARQRVEIMRRYFEVLLADLAYTRDNEAMAIAFVSLDRARHRNELGQVSDIDLLALEDHFQETRLRRMASLQETRSARNRLAMALNRPENVPADLLRPELPGNDRELPDLDELYALAEAGNRRLASLRLEAQAVSQRLAASRAERRPTLSAEVEATHYERLLGSRDPLAAGLVLDIPLYSGRRVDASVARQQAELYDTHARIRQHELDLRQAVLETWLEIQRLRTRREQARVRSDYRELYLDRSRALYELEVQTDLGDSMTQWSAAMLFAAQAEFELALAWERLALLTGQPAFSPVYATRAMGTP, encoded by the coding sequence ATGCGGCGGGCGTGGGGGCGCGCGCTTTTCGGACTGGCCCTGGGGCTGGCGTCGGTCGCCATGGCCGAGACCCGCCTGCCACAGCCGCTCTCGCTCGTGGACGCCCTGGCGTTCGCCGACGAGGAGCACCCCGCCGTGGCGCGCGGGCGGGCCGATGTGCTGCGGGGCGAGGCGGAGCGGCTTGCCGCCGACAGCGCCAACGACCTGTTGGTGGGCCTCAGGCTCAACGCGCGTTGGGTGGACCCCAATGACGTGGCCCCGGACCAGAGTCACAACGACTCCCAGGCCATTCTGCGCCTGAGCAAACCCCTCTACGACTTCGGCCGCACAAGCCACGCCCTGGAGGCCGCCGACACCGCCCTGCGCAGCAGCGAGGAGCAGTATCTCGGCCTCATGGCACGCCAGCGCGTGGAGATCATGCGCCGCTACTTCGAGGTGCTGCTGGCGGACCTGGCCTACACCCGCGACAACGAGGCCATGGCCATCGCCTTCGTCTCACTCGACCGGGCCCGTCACCGCAACGAGCTCGGCCAGGTCTCGGATATCGACCTGCTGGCCCTGGAGGACCACTTCCAGGAGACCCGCCTGCGGCGCATGGCCTCCCTGCAGGAGACGCGCAGCGCCCGCAACCGGCTGGCCATGGCCCTCAATCGCCCGGAGAATGTGCCCGCGGACCTCCTGCGCCCCGAATTGCCCGGCAATGACCGGGAACTGCCCGACCTGGACGAACTCTACGCCCTGGCAGAAGCGGGCAACCGCAGGCTGGCCAGCCTGCGCCTGGAGGCCCAGGCGGTCAGTCAGCGCCTGGCGGCCAGCCGCGCCGAGCGGCGCCCGACACTCAGCGCGGAGGTGGAGGCCACGCATTATGAACGCCTGCTCGGCAGCCGCGACCCGCTGGCAGCAGGGCTGGTGCTGGATATCCCCCTGTACAGCGGCCGGCGCGTGGACGCCTCGGTGGCCCGGCAGCAGGCGGAACTCTACGACACCCATGCCCGGATCCGGCAGCACGAACTGGATCTGCGCCAGGCGGTGCTGGAGACCTGGCTCGAGATCCAGCGGCTCAGGACGCGCCGGGAACAGGCGCGGGTGAGGAGTGATTACCGCGAACTGTACCTTGACCGCAGCCGTGCCCTGTACGAGCTGGAGGTGCAGACGGACCTGGGCGATTCCATGACCCAGTGGTCCGCCGCCATGCTGTTCGCGGCACAGGCGGAATTCGAACTGGCGCTGGCCTGGGAGCGTCTGGCTCTGCTCACCGGCCAACCCGCCTTCAGCCCTGTCTACGCCACACGCGCCATGGGCACACCCTGA
- a CDS encoding thioredoxin family protein — MIRVQSFESNPRRWGPALALALATALVLGAVARAAGGLDPYDHFFETTFGDFREELEITRDENKKALMIFFEMDECPFCHRMKQTVLNQPEVQAYYREHFRVLSVDVSGDVEVVNFQGETMRQADFAFRENRVRATPVFQFYDAEGEPIVRFTGATSGVEEFMWLGEFVAEGHHKDTNFNRYKRERQAQARQ; from the coding sequence ATGATCCGCGTCCAGTCGTTCGAATCCAACCCCCGGCGCTGGGGACCCGCCCTCGCGCTGGCACTCGCCACCGCGCTGGTGCTGGGCGCCGTGGCACGTGCCGCGGGCGGCCTCGATCCGTACGATCATTTCTTCGAGACCACCTTCGGGGACTTCCGGGAGGAACTGGAGATCACCCGCGACGAGAACAAGAAGGCGCTGATGATCTTCTTCGAGATGGACGAATGCCCCTTCTGCCACCGCATGAAACAGACCGTGCTCAACCAGCCGGAGGTCCAGGCCTACTACCGGGAGCACTTTCGCGTCCTGAGCGTGGACGTGAGCGGTGACGTGGAAGTCGTCAACTTCCAGGGCGAGACCATGCGGCAGGCGGATTTCGCCTTCCGCGAGAACCGCGTCCGCGCCACTCCCGTATTCCAGTTCTACGACGCCGAGGGCGAACCCATCGTCCGATTCACCGGCGCCACCTCCGGCGTGGAGGAATTCATGTGGCTGGGTGAATTCGTGGCGGAAGGCCACCACAAGGACACCAATTTCAACCGCTACAAGCGCGAACGGCAGGCCCAGGCGCGACAATGA
- a CDS encoding FxsA family protein has protein sequence MRSFPVLALLFLAVPLLEIFLFIQVGGWIGAWPTIGLVVLTAIAGAFLLRWQGLATLGRVRRSLDQGQIPARDMLEGVFLVFGGALLLTPGFFTDAVGFACLLPPTRRLMAVWLMSKGVFIVRSSRGGPPPGGPAGPRPGGGRTIEGEYSKDEGGRMKDE, from the coding sequence ATGCGCTCATTCCCCGTCCTCGCCCTGCTGTTCCTTGCCGTGCCCCTGCTGGAGATCTTCCTGTTCATCCAGGTGGGCGGCTGGATCGGGGCCTGGCCCACCATCGGGCTGGTGGTGCTCACGGCCATTGCCGGGGCGTTCCTCCTGCGTTGGCAGGGCCTGGCCACCCTGGGTCGGGTACGCCGCAGCCTGGACCAGGGGCAGATCCCGGCGCGGGACATGCTGGAGGGTGTGTTCCTGGTGTTCGGCGGGGCGCTGTTGCTGACGCCGGGCTTTTTCACCGATGCGGTCGGATTTGCATGCCTGCTGCCTCCCACCCGCCGGCTCATGGCGGTCTGGCTGATGTCGAAGGGGGTGTTCATCGTGCGTTCGTCCCGGGGCGGTCCGCCCCCCGGCGGCCCCGCCGGCCCCCGGCCCGGCGGCGGGCGTACCATCGAGGGGGAGTATTCAAAGGATGAAGGGGGAAGGATGAAGGACGAGTAA
- the groL gene encoding chaperonin GroEL (60 kDa chaperone family; promotes refolding of misfolded polypeptides especially under stressful conditions; forms two stacked rings of heptamers to form a barrel-shaped 14mer; ends can be capped by GroES; misfolded proteins enter the barrel where they are refolded when GroES binds): MSAKEVRFSDDARARMVKGINILANAVKVTLGPKGRNVVVEKSFGAPTVTKDGVSVAKEIELEDKFENMGAQMVKEVSSQTSDVAGDGTTTATVLAQAMVREGMKSVTAGMNPMDLKRGIDKAVIATVAELKNLSKPCTDGKAIAQVGTISANSDESIGQIIADAMEKVGKEGVITVEEGSSLENELDVVEGMQFDRGYLSPYFVNNQQNMSAELDDCFVLLHDKKISNIRDLLPVLEGVAKAGKPLLIIAEDIEGEALATLVVNTIRGIVKVAAVKAPGFGDRRKAMLQDIAILTGGQVISEEVGLSLEKASIDDLGQAKRIVVTKENTTIIDGAGKHDDIKTRVEQIRAQIEEATSDYDKEKLQERVAKLAGGVAVIKVGAATEVEMKEKKARVEDALHATRAAVEEGVVPGGGVALVRALEAITDLKGANHDQDIGIAIARRAMEEPLRQIVANCGEEPSVVLNKVVEGKGNYGYNAATSEYGDMIKMGILDPTKVARTALQNASSVAGLIITTEAMVAEVPKKDEGAAGGTDHHGMPMM, from the coding sequence ATGAGCGCGAAAGAAGTCCGCTTCAGCGATGACGCCCGTGCCCGCATGGTCAAGGGCATCAACATTCTGGCCAACGCCGTGAAGGTCACCCTCGGGCCCAAGGGCCGCAACGTGGTGGTCGAGAAATCCTTCGGCGCCCCCACCGTGACCAAGGACGGCGTGTCCGTGGCCAAGGAAATCGAGCTGGAAGACAAGTTCGAGAACATGGGTGCCCAGATGGTGAAGGAGGTCTCCTCCCAGACCTCCGACGTGGCCGGCGACGGCACCACCACCGCCACCGTGCTGGCACAGGCCATGGTGCGTGAGGGCATGAAGTCGGTGACCGCCGGCATGAACCCCATGGATCTCAAGCGCGGCATCGACAAGGCCGTGATCGCCACCGTGGCGGAGCTGAAGAACCTGTCCAAGCCCTGCACCGACGGCAAGGCCATCGCCCAGGTGGGCACCATCTCCGCCAACTCCGACGAGTCCATCGGCCAGATCATCGCCGACGCCATGGAGAAGGTGGGCAAGGAGGGTGTGATCACCGTCGAGGAAGGTTCCTCGCTGGAGAACGAACTGGACGTGGTGGAAGGCATGCAGTTCGATCGCGGTTACCTCTCGCCCTACTTCGTCAACAACCAGCAGAACATGAGCGCCGAGCTCGATGACTGCTTCGTCCTGCTGCACGACAAGAAGATCTCCAACATCCGTGACCTGTTGCCCGTGCTGGAAGGTGTGGCCAAGGCCGGCAAGCCGCTGCTGATCATCGCCGAGGACATCGAGGGCGAGGCGCTGGCGACCCTGGTGGTCAACACCATTCGCGGCATCGTCAAGGTGGCGGCCGTCAAGGCTCCGGGCTTCGGCGACCGCCGCAAGGCCATGCTGCAGGACATCGCCATCCTCACCGGCGGCCAGGTGATCTCCGAAGAGGTCGGCCTGTCGCTGGAGAAGGCCAGCATCGACGACCTGGGCCAGGCCAAGCGCATCGTGGTGACCAAGGAAAACACCACCATCATCGACGGCGCCGGCAAACACGACGACATCAAGACACGTGTCGAGCAGATCCGGGCCCAGATCGAGGAGGCCACCTCCGATTACGACAAGGAGAAGCTGCAGGAACGCGTGGCCAAGCTGGCCGGCGGTGTGGCCGTGATCAAGGTGGGTGCCGCGACGGAAGTGGAGATGAAGGAGAAGAAGGCCCGCGTGGAAGACGCCTTGCACGCCACGCGTGCGGCGGTGGAAGAAGGCGTGGTGCCCGGTGGTGGCGTCGCCCTGGTGCGCGCCCTGGAGGCGATTACCGATCTCAAGGGTGCCAACCATGACCAGGACATCGGTATCGCCATTGCCCGCCGTGCCATGGAAGAGCCCCTGCGCCAGATCGTGGCCAACTGCGGCGAGGAACCCTCCGTGGTGCTCAACAAGGTGGTGGAAGGCAAGGGTAACTACGGTTACAACGCCGCCACCAGCGAGTACGGCGACATGATCAAGATGGGTATCCTGGATCCCACCAAGGTGGCCCGTACCGCGTTGCAGAACGCCTCCTCCGTGGCCGGCCTGATCATCACCACCGAGGCGATGGTGGCCGAGGTGCCGAAGAAGGACGAAGGCGCCGCGGGTGGTACCGACCACCACGGCATGCCCATGATGTAA
- the groES gene encoding co-chaperone GroES — MNIRPLHDRVIIKRMEEERTTAGGIVIPDSAAEKPIRGEVLAVGKGKIMDNGETRPLDVKVGDKVLFGKYSGTEIKVDGEDVLVMREEDVMAVFEG, encoded by the coding sequence ATGAATATCCGTCCGTTGCATGATCGCGTGATCATCAAGCGCATGGAGGAAGAACGTACCACCGCTGGTGGCATCGTGATCCCCGATTCCGCCGCCGAGAAACCGATCCGTGGTGAGGTCCTGGCCGTGGGCAAGGGCAAGATCATGGACAACGGCGAGACGCGCCCCCTGGACGTCAAGGTGGGCGACAAGGTGTTGTTCGGAAAGTACTCCGGCACCGAGATCAAGGTCGACGGCGAGGACGTTCTCGTGATGCGCGAGGAAGACGTCATGGCCGTATTCGAGGGCTGA
- the cutA gene encoding divalent-cation tolerance protein CutA has protein sequence MTERPGNDAPGTLLVLTTLPDAESAGTVASALVARRLAACVNILPPGTSVYEWQGEIHQDPEHVLLIKTTETGYAQLQAALLELHPYELPEIIAVPITQGLPPYLRWIQDCTSS, from the coding sequence ATGACTGAACGGCCCGGCAACGACGCCCCCGGCACCCTGCTGGTACTCACCACGCTGCCCGACGCCGAGAGCGCCGGGACGGTGGCTTCGGCGCTGGTGGCGCGCCGCCTGGCGGCCTGTGTGAATATTCTCCCGCCCGGGACGTCTGTATACGAGTGGCAGGGGGAGATCCATCAGGACCCGGAGCACGTATTACTGATCAAGACCACGGAAACGGGTTATGCCCAGCTCCAGGCCGCCCTGCTGGAACTGCATCCCTATGAACTTCCGGAGATTATTGCGGTTCCAATTACTCAGGGCCTGCCGCCATACCTCCGTTGGATCCAGGACTGCACCTCATCATGA
- a CDS encoding efflux RND transporter periplasmic adaptor subunit, protein MQSHAITPRITVLLPVLTLCLGLAAPMALAREIPARLDWAERVELGTPVSGVVAGVDAEPGQRVKRNEVLVRMDDRGIRAQIEEDEAQVRRLEIARAEAELEYERQQEMYDRTLISQRDLSLAEIAFAMADAEFVAARARLTRTRLDLEYSQVRAPFDALVLARHVRAGQTVNNELQVTPMVTLVSAEPMLARGQVEEDGLAGLAVGQNVEVRVGERRYDGKLRALGLEPLDMTSETPRYPVTVQFTAPADHNLRAGQRAALIPGND, encoded by the coding sequence ATGCAAAGCCATGCCATCACACCCCGGATCACCGTACTGCTGCCCGTCCTGACCCTCTGCCTGGGGCTCGCGGCTCCCATGGCCCTCGCCCGGGAGATACCCGCCCGTCTCGACTGGGCCGAACGGGTGGAACTGGGCACTCCGGTCTCCGGCGTCGTGGCAGGCGTCGACGCCGAGCCGGGCCAGCGGGTGAAGCGCAACGAGGTGCTGGTACGAATGGATGACCGGGGCATCCGCGCGCAGATCGAGGAAGACGAGGCCCAGGTACGACGCCTGGAGATCGCCCGTGCCGAGGCGGAACTGGAGTATGAGCGCCAGCAGGAGATGTATGACCGCACGCTCATCTCCCAGCGGGACCTGAGTCTCGCGGAGATCGCGTTTGCCATGGCGGATGCGGAGTTCGTGGCAGCCCGGGCCAGGCTGACCCGCACCCGCCTGGATCTGGAGTACAGCCAGGTGCGGGCCCCCTTCGATGCCCTGGTGCTGGCCCGGCACGTGCGCGCGGGCCAGACCGTCAACAATGAACTGCAGGTCACGCCGATGGTGACGCTGGTTTCCGCCGAACCCATGCTCGCGCGCGGGCAGGTGGAGGAGGACGGCCTGGCCGGTCTCGCCGTGGGGCAGAACGTGGAAGTGCGCGTGGGGGAGCGGCGCTACGATGGCAAACTGCGCGCCCTGGGTCTGGAACCCCTGGACATGACCTCTGAGACGCCGCGATATCCGGTGACGGTGCAGTTCACCGCGCCCGCGGACCACAATCTGCGGGCCGGCCAGCGAGCCGCCCTGATACCGGGCAATGACTGA
- a CDS encoding thioredoxin family protein produces MKACFDRCGWWFAGCLLLLLAGPLAADAPDGYPFVSYDEGLRLAAEQERYVFMYFGRYGCGWCEKTNKESFSDPDLRTLYTDNYVLVYVDAESGRRMTLPGGERITEMELGARMNVYATPVFGFLQPGGETIFTVPGFKTADEFRDYHRFVAGGHYREQGLFEFLAAGGSR; encoded by the coding sequence ATGAAGGCATGTTTCGATCGTTGCGGATGGTGGTTTGCGGGATGCCTGCTCCTGCTGCTGGCCGGCCCGCTGGCAGCCGACGCCCCGGACGGCTATCCGTTTGTCAGCTATGACGAAGGTCTCCGCCTGGCGGCCGAACAGGAGCGCTACGTGTTCATGTATTTCGGACGCTACGGTTGCGGGTGGTGCGAGAAGACCAACAAGGAGAGCTTCTCCGACCCGGATCTCCGGACCCTGTATACGGACAACTACGTGCTGGTCTATGTGGATGCCGAGAGCGGTCGGCGCATGACGCTGCCGGGCGGCGAGCGGATCACCGAGATGGAACTGGGGGCGCGCATGAACGTGTACGCCACGCCGGTGTTCGGTTTTCTCCAGCCCGGCGGCGAGACCATCTTCACCGTGCCCGGTTTCAAGACCGCGGATGAGTTTCGCGATTACCACCGTTTCGTGGCCGGCGGGCATTACCGGGAGCAGGGGCTGTTCGAGTTCCTGGCGGCGGGCGGGTCCCGATGA